A region of the Zonotrichia albicollis isolate bZonAlb1 chromosome 13, bZonAlb1.hap1, whole genome shotgun sequence genome:
GCCAAACAGAGTTCCCCAGCTGGGATTTGGCAGGAAAGCTAAATACTCTGAGGTATGGATCCACAGCAGCCTAAATTAGGCAAGATCAGCACCACTGTGTTGGTCCCAAAAGCAAAACTGTCAGAGAGGTCATTGCTTCCTTTTGGGAAGACCACTGGTACTACTGGAAGGGAGAGGGTGGGATGTGTGAGCAGGAATGGAGGGGATGAAACTGCAATGGCACTGATATAAAATGGCTTAATAAAAGGTGATGGAGCCACAGTCTCTGCAGAGATGGTGCCTGCATGAAGTTCTGCTTCCTTGGAAGGTAGGAGCACGATGGAAACAGATTCACTCACACCTGAAAACCCTCTCCCCACACATAACCCCCTCCTTTCCTGGTTTTGTATGTAACCTCAGGGGTTCAAAATCTGCAGAAAACAAGCCATGATTCCCTGGCTTACACTGAGGATGGGATACTCAGCTCATTTGACCCCAGCTGGCTCAAAGCAGGGCATCTAAATCGTGCCCATCCAGGTCCCCAGTGAGTGATGCTCAGCTATTCCAGCAGAAGGTGCAGGAATGtctccagccccaggagcttGGATCTGAGCCCACACCTGAATCTGAGGTTGTGTTCCTCCTTACTGAGTCACAGCTTTGACTCCAGGGAAACAGTAAAATGTAAGTTGTGGTTTAAAAGGCCTCAAAGTTGTTCCTACCATGGCTGCTAGCAGCCTGATATTGCCATGTGCACACAGACTTGGTGTGTGTGGCCAGAGTCCCCCTCTGCACCTGAAAACATTTCCACAGCCCACTGGCTATTGCCACAgatgggaagggaaagaaaggataGAATTAATGGAATAGTATCAGTAAAAACCTATCAGGAAAGCACTGGGAATATGGCACAGGTAACTGAGCTGCTTTTGTGCTTCACAGGAGCCATGTCATGCCAGGCActcactgctctgtgctttgtcacagcagaagtgcagctgctgtgtTGACATACCACGAGACACTCAGCTTCTCCCACAGGAACTGAAAGCAGAAGTCAGCCCTGGGGTTTAGGAGATTTGTCTCTTAAACCATTTTTACCCTAAAAATCAGTGCAGGTGACTCCAGGCATGGTGGCAGCTGGTGTTGGATTGTCACACAgtgacagcagtgccagggaaagGCTCTCTGTAGCTCACctgtgggacacagcagggTGAGCTGTCCCCTTCAGGGGCCCAGCAGGCTGAGGGTGGCCAGGAGGTGAGAGCAGCCAGCTGGGTGTGCTGATggctcagctctgtgctctgaggATGGCATCTGATGCTGCAATGCCCTGAGGGAGCAGCTCCAAACCAGGCTCCACAGGCACCTTGCTGATGAGGAGACTCTTTTCCTTCCAGCACTGTGCTTGGCTTTCCACAGCTGCAGGCTCCCTCAGGCTGGCAGGTAAGAGCTAATCAACAGTATTACTGTCTACCACAGATGAGAAAATGTTGACAATCATTGTCTGAATTTGAGTTTGTCCATTTTGTTTGTTCAGTGTCTGCCATTTGTTGTACAGCAGCAATCTTTTGCCCTGTGGAAGACTGTGGCTGTCCCAGGTAGAAGGAAAGCCTTCAGGGGGTGAGAGGTGGGAAGGAGCTCTAACAGAGCAGGGCAGAACAGGTATTCTGGCCATGAATGTTCTTTGTTCTTcaaacaaagaaggaaaataacgTAAAATTGATATTTCCttactttctcctttttctttactTGATGTCACGGCTGAGAGCAAAAATGTTTTCAATGTAAAAATATATTGCAGCTCTCCAGGTGTGCTGGACACAGCCTGAGAAGCAGTGGCATTTTCTGCTTCCCAGAGAAATTCTGTGAGAAGCCTTGCTTGCTTTTCTCCTCTCCCTAATTCTCCCCTAGGGCTCTCTGTCTGGCTGCTTCCCTGTCACAGTCCTGAAGGAAGTCAGGGTGAAAGCCTCTCACCATTCACAGGAAGGTAGTGCTATATTTCTGAAAACACAATGAAATAAGGCAAATCAGAGGTCCATGCTGGCTTCTGCAAACACAGAACCTCTCCCCTGAGCATTTCCACCCCTATGGAAACCTGTGGTGACATTCAGGACGTTACATTCCCAGACACTGGCAGCAGTTTCCTACAACAGCTAAAGCAGGAAAGCCCTTAGCAATGGCACTGTCCCTGGGCTCTAGGAGCACTCCTCGCTGGAAtggaggcccagcagctcctcagccaaGCTGACAAGCCCGTTCTCCTCCAGGGCTGTGACCAGCCGGGCTATGGTGGCCCTCTTGCCCTCGCACTGGATGAACCTGAGCAGCATCTGGTAGGCCTGTTCATAGAGTCCCTCGCGCTCGTACTCCAGCGCCACGGTGTCGATGGCAGGGTCGCGCAGGGCGCggcaggagctctgcagggagcgACCCACCTGCTTCCACTTCTTGGACACGGACTTGGCAAACTTCTGGTGGTCATCTGGTGTGATTGTTCTGTTGTCTGAAAGGGGCAGAGGCCAGGTAAGATACAGAAGGTTCATGGCTGATGTGATGCAGCTGGGGCCAGTTCAAGGTTTGGTCAGTACCCTATGGAGCAGGGAGTCTGAGCTCCCTGCCTTGCCCAGCTGTTCCCTTACAGAAATCCTCCCACAACAACAAAGCAGCTGGGCTTGTCCCTACCCTGCAAGCTTGGCAAGgcctattcttttttttttctctctaaacTGTCCTGTGGTTTGCCAgagtcctttttctttttttttcttttttttttttttttagcctttCATAGGCAGCTTGGTAAGGCCTTTCTGACAAAGTCCCCTGTTCCCCACCTAAACATCCTCAGAACACTGGAATCCTGACAGGAGCTCTCTCCTCAGCTGTTTAGTACTGGAGACTATACACAGCTTAAGCCAGCTCAGAAATGATCTAGCTTACCTCAAGCTGATATTGCTATTGAGACTCTCTGAAAGCTCTCTGTAGGGACAGACCCCAAAGCCAGCTGGTGAACTGAGGGAGCCTGGATAAATCAGTCCTGTCTGAAAGCAGGGCTGAGGGTGTCCATGGGAACGTCCCCAATCTGATCCAACTGACACTATTAACTCACCTCAACCAAGTGacatggaagaagaaaaaaatactctaTATTCCTCCTTTCACTATTAATTTTAAGTTGTGAGGAATGTGGAAGGGACACAGACTCTGAAACATCTGGttctgtgccaccccagaaaagaaaacaggtgGAAGCCTGATGCGAAGCATCATGGCAATATCTTAGGACTACCATAATTCCTTTCTTATGGGATGCTGGGAAGTCCTTGGTTTATCTGAGGTAGACCCCAATATGTAGTGATGATAATTcttcctgctgggctgtgaggCAGACCAAGGGCTCTGTTGGTCAGCTCTAGCTACTCACCAAACTTTTGTCCCTGAAAGATGAAGGTGAGCTGTGGGGGAAGGGAGCTGCCTTGAGGAGGATAAGGCTGAGATGGGGAGTTCAGAGATGGGCAGTCTTTTGCAGCCACATTGTTGTTGGTGCTCTGGTGAAGCATCAGGCTCTTGAGGCATTCCTCCAGCTCTGTGATCTCCTCGTCTGGCAGGCGGTCAGGCTGTAACACAAACAGCATCAGTAACTctgccagggccaccagctGCAAAGCTGAGCTTGCTGAGGTCAAGAGAGAAGCAATGAGATACAGCATGAGCTGTCAGCCAGCCCAGTGAGGTGGTCTAGTAGAGCTGTGGCTGTAACAGGACGGCTGTAAGTGGATTTGAATGTAATGGGATATGAAATAGACAATCTCTCCCTGCTGGGTTTCTCACCTGCACCACTGAGTGCTTACACTTACAATACACTTAGTTTTGTGCAACTGCTACTAGCACATGTTAGTTTCCAGCAGCCCTCTGCACGAACTAGGgtgcactgcaggcagcaggcttctcccagctccctgtgagggtgagaCCCACAGAACAGGGTGATCTGATCCAACAGCTCATGGCCACACAAGCAGGCAGCTCCTATTACccaccttctctctctctctgcccctctgctccctaAGGTTTGTTGTTCCTGGCTCCTCACCAAGCCAGGTTTTTTCACTAGCCAAGAGAAAATTAGTCTAACTTCCAAAATGCAGGTAATGAGAAAAGGAGTAAAGAAGGCAAAGCACATGGGAAGAGTCaaagctggcagtgctgtgcctCAATCAGAGGCAAACAGTGTTTAGCTCACTTACAGCAGGTacccagcactgctctcagctgctgaaggctGTGTCCCATCTTTCTGCCTGTTGCACTGTTAGGCAGGGTCAGACTGAGTCACTTTTGGGGAACTGAGAATAAGCTCATTTCTTTTGCCCAATCAGCTAGttcagcacagggaaggagcagcaaggCACAGTTCACAGGGTATGGGATATGTTGTTTGGTTTGGAGATGAAAGGTTTGGGTTTATTCTCTGTGCTTACAGAAAAGCAACCTGGAAAAACGTGCTCTTGTGCCTAATATTCCTGATTGATAGTGAGTGCCTGGTGCTCAGGACCATTTAGAGGAACCAGAGCTAAAGttccagatggaaaagagaGGAGGGGAACAAGTCAGTGAGTTTAATCATGTCAAGTGCCTTGTAGTGAGATGACAAGATCTCACTGCTCTTGCAAGCAGGATTAGAGTGCCAGTGCCAAAGTGTGCAATGAGCCAGATGTCAGATGAGAGATACTTTGCCTTCAAAGGGCAGCCTactcctgctggcagcaggtgCTGTATGTCCCTACTTTGACACAAGTTTTTGGTGTGATGTGCAGTGTGTGCACTCACTTCCACTGCTCATTTCCAGCTGCAGTTACCTTTGACACTCTGGGAGGAGGTGTTGTGCGTGCAGAGCAGTGAtggctccagccagggctgctcccctctgcctgcCTCACAGCTGTACTCAGGCACACTTGTGCTGACAGCTGCACTGTCTAGAACTCCTTGTCTTAGTGGGGTTAGCAGCCGCACTAGCTGTTTTACACAGAAGGCACAGAGAGTTAGCAGGATTTCTGCAGGCTGCTTTAGGTAACTCTGCTGCCCTTCCAGAAAAGTGCACAGCTCTTTTCTGAGCAAGGGCAGAGCTATTTCTCCATGTTAGAGTTAAGAGCTGAAGGACTGAAAAGTTTGTTAACCTGACATGCTGCATGAGAAGTAGATTTGCAGCCACCTCCGCaagcccagtgccacccctccTCATTGCTGtccatcctccctccctctcccactcacctTTTCTCTGTAGATGCACTCCAGGCAGCGATCCTCATCCTTCAGCATCTTGTCAAGGTGCTCACTGCCAGTCTTCAGCTCCACTTCCAGAGGCTCCATGGTTGTGGCCAAGGAGAGCTGGAGGTGGTTCTGGAGGGATTTCTGGAGCGCTCCTTCGCGGTAGCTGCGCAGGAAGCGGCGGCAGTTCTCCTGCCTGCAGAACCGCAGCTGCACGatcaggtgggggtggctgcagtgcaCCTTGAGCATGTCCACGCCATTCACGCTGCCAGTGGAGTctgccagggacaagggagCACAGTCACAGTCCAGCCATGAGCCAGCCTACCCAGATCCACACCCATCTGTTGCGTTGTGATTTCAGGATTTACCTCAGAGACCCAGTTCCTCCCATGATAATTCCCTGCTAGGTGTGTTAGTcatctctccctccccctcccctgctgcctgcTGAGCATTCCAGAAGGGCATCAAGTGATTGGGCAGATTCAAAGATGTCCCCTacccctggggacattgggctgtccaggtgtcctttgtcccttgAGACCTCCCCTCCCATACCTGGTTGGTGGTCCCTGtgttccttccctccccctctcccccgGGTAAAAAGGTGAGCAAACCACATGGTTTGAGacttctgttggagctgttactggatcagaggcctgtgggccaggaataaagctctggatccaaacccctccatcagaaccaactcctttccttcaccattgccttaaagcttctccaccAAAGGTAAACCTGAGCTCTTGCATGTCTGGACTTGTCTCCAAGCACCCAGCTGcaacatccagccagccaaaagtgtctctgaggtgaaatcACCACAGTTGTCCCTTTTTGGTCAAGCAGCAAGGGCCACACAAACTCAGGCATGTCCCGCCCAGCTATATTGGTAATTAGTCCAGTACCCATCCACAACAAGCCTGCAATGGAGGAACTTTTGAATTCTCTTTGTGATAAAGTCCTCTGGGATGGAAAATTGTGTTAAACCAAGAGGGAAGTGTGGGAATTTATAAAAACTAGAGGGTGTCTCACAGCTCTCAGCAGGCTGTTGGTAGCTCCCCTGAaaccttctcttccccaggctcAACAAGTCcaactccctcagcctctcctcaaaGTACTCCAGCCCCCAACCATCTTGTGAACCTCTGCTGAGCTTCCTCCACTTTACTGCCTTTCCTAAACAGAGTGAGCATGAGCCCTCCTTACCCATGAGGGTGAGATTAAAGAAAGGCCTGGCACTGCACACCAAGATACCAGAGGATGGGTACCTGCTAATGCCAGCTTCAGGGCCTTGAACACACAAGGCTTCTTCTGGGAGCTCTCGTAGAGGGATGGCAGAGTGATGGTCTTGCAGGTGGACTGAAGGAACAGGTAAGCACTGccagtccatgaagaggagcTGCCTGCCATCTTCAGCACCCTACAAAATCACATGGGCAAGCTCAGAAACCATAAGGGATGCCAGGGGAGTGCTACAGCACAAGCACAACAGACTTATGGGTATTTACTCTTATTTCTTAGAGCAGTGCTGATGTTGCTAAAGCAAGTGCAGCCTTTGAGGGGTTTACTGTTGATCTGTAAAGCACAGCACAGTGGGACACCATATCCCAAAGAAGCTCACAAAGCTTTACTTTCATTTTCCACTGGAGTCCATTCATTTTATAGTCCAAACATACTCTGAAGCAGAGTTTCAGTTCCTGTGCCTCTGACTAGCCAAGCTGGCAAAATGTGAAATGACTGAAGTGCTCCTGGGACCACCGAGCAGTCCTGGCTCTGGCATGCTCCCATGGACTGAAGCCCCACTGCAATCAGAGATGTTCTCCTTTAGGTCCTGGTCCCCAGGCTGTTCAGATGGGCCCTGAGCTCTTGTTACAGGACGCTCTACACAGGCAAGACAAGGGAAatagttttaaactaaaagagggtagatttagattagatatcaggaagaaattttttacacTGAGGGTGGTGATGCACTGGCacagagaggtggtggatgcTCCATCTCTGAAaatattcaaggccaggttggactgGGCTTGGCTCGAGTTGAAGATTTCACAGAGGAGTTGAACTAGATGGCCTTGgaaaggtcccttcccacccaaaccattcggTGATTCTGTGACCCAGGGCTACCTCTCTGCTTTGTTTATGCCCTTTGTGCCCCTGCAGTGTAACCCAGGGGTGAATATCCCGTCCAGTGAGCACTGCCCCATCCAAGTCCCCGCTCCGCGGTCACACCGCTGTGGGTGCTCCAAAAGCCAGCCCGGACGGCAAGCCACGTTTGCGACACGGCTACTGCCTTTTCGCTGACTCCTGCAGGCGTCAGGCCGCTGCTGCGGCTCAACTCCCGTCCTAGACTGGCTGGGAGGGGGCTGTCCCCGAGGGAAAAGCGCCGGAGCAGCCGCCGGCCCGGTCCCGCCGTGCTGTGCCGCCCTCAGGGCCGGTGGCTGCCCGCgctgcccaggtgtcccctcggtgtccccccAGCCCGGAGAGCGGCCCCTCCAGCCCGGCCCCTCCAGCTGCCCCGGCGGGACGGCCCGGCCCCGATCCCCGCCCCGGCCCCCTGCCCgcggcagccccggcccggcggcccCGGGCGGCGTTACCTCCTCAGCGCCGGCCTCGGCCCCGACACTTCCGCCAGGGCGCGGCGCCGCTCGGCACCCGCTGCGGGCGGGGAAACGGGAAGGCGAAAGTAAATCCCAAGAgcgcctggaatggccggcggCACTTCCCTGTTATGCCTGCTGGTTGTCCCGGGGCCCGcggggcagaggctgctgcggGAAgcccgggccggggctggcCGACACCCTGGCGCTTCCAGGTGTCCCCGCCGCAAGGCCGCCCGCCCAGCTCGGTGGCTGGGTGTCTCGTGTAGGTGAGGATCTGTCAGAAATACTCCGTTCAGGTGGCACCAGAGCTCGAGCATGGCATCCGTGCCCGAGAGCTGGGGTGGATGTGTCTCTCTGGACCATTAGCGATGAGGAGTGCGGTGGCTCGAAGCCCCTGCGTGGCTTGAGGCTGACACACTCGAGGCTGGTGGGTCCCGGCTGGCACTTGTCAGCTTATCCCCGTAGTGCTGCTGATGAGAGTTCGGATAGGTAGAGAGAATGAAGCAGCATTTCCCAAGTCCATGAGAGGTTCTGTCAAGTCAAAGCACGATTTGGGTCTCCATTGCTCAGCCTCAGGTAGCAGCCCCCTGTCCAGGCTGCATCTGCCTGCACAGGTGCCCTGTGAGCTGAAGGatagcagcagctccctggtgaAAAGCTGGCATGGGCCTGGGGCCACATTTTGGGCTCACGTGCAAGCTGCAGCCActctgacttggcagtggtttgTGCAAACTGGGGGACTGAACTGCAAAAAGAAGCAGGAAGGATTTTAAAACACTAAAAATACCTATATATCTGATGCTATTTTGCAACAACAGTATTTTATCAATATAAACGTAATTTGTTTGCTAAAGGAAAGGCATGATTCAAATAGAACTGTAAAGGAGTTCATCTGGGTTGGATCTCCTGGGTGCTCTGGATCACAGGGTCAGATCTAGGGAGTCAGGCAGTGCCCTCAGACCCCTTCAGGGTCAGCAGGCCTGATGGTGCCAATGCTTCTGGAAACAAAGCATTTATTGCTAACAGTTTAAGCAGGTGAGTTAATACATTTAAGTCTATATGATGGGGCTAAATGAACCTGGACATCCCAACATTTCACTCCAAAAGCTAAACCTGaagcagtgctggctcccagaACCAGATGGGATCCACAGTGTGATTGCTGTGGATGACATGGGGAGCATCACCCATGTCCTGGAATGTTTTGTCCTGAAGCCAATCCACCTGCTCTGTGTTGTGGGGGTAAGAAAAGGATGGGTAACTGAGCCCCAAGTTTCTCCTCTGCTGACCCTCGCTGAGTTTGTGCCTTctgggagcatcccatggggtgAAATCAGTGCTTGATGAGCACTTGGAGTTTCATCTTGTTTGTGGGAAGTAAAGATGGCAGCGAGGGCAGAGGCTGTGGCTAAGTGGGGCTCAGCTGGCACAGAATTGGGGTGTCAGGGTTCAGTGGCAGTCCctggggggctggggctgggataggacaggctgccctgagctggcagcagtcAGAAGGCTAAAAGCACACTCTTACTGTCAGTAAGATTGACAATCCTCCTTAACGGCTCCAAAGGCTTTAAGGAAATCATAAAACAAAAGGAGCTGAACACATGAGATCTCATTCATTTTGCCTTAACTCTTTGGCAGACGTGTGTTAGAGACAGTACTGAAAGCAGCTAAAAGCAGTGTCCGAGCTGTCGAGGTGATTGCCAGAGAAGATGGCAGAGGATGCTGAGTTCCCAGGAAGGAAGCAGGACGGTGTCACTGGGCTGCTGTAGCCtgctgggtgggaagggaaggggttgTCACTGATACGATGGCAGATAAGatagcagagctgctgtgctgctgccacctcACACTCCCGCTTCAAAGCAGCACATTCTACAAAAACGTGCAGTCCTGTTCCCCTCTGCCTTACACTTTctgcattgctgctctgttcctgCTTCATGGGTTTCAGCTCCATCCCTTCCTTGAGGCTCTCTTGGTGCACAGGTTTTCATTTCAATGaaacctgccctgctgaggcaATGCTGTGACTCCCCAGCCTCAGAGAGGGCATGCCATGAAATTCCGAGTGAGATTGTAAAACTTGGCCCACActccagtgctgccctgggaaggggaatgtttgcttttaaaaatgtcttGCTTGGTTATGAGAGGGCTGAAAAAACATGTCATGGGGGTAGTTTAGTTTGTGCAGAAATCTGGAAGACAAGTGCAACACATTTTGGAAGAAGGCAAATGGAAAAGTTAGGTAATGATGCTCTAAACCTACTTCCCAGGCACTTACTCTTCTGCATTATGGTTCACAGGAAAGGTTGATTAAAATACACTTTGATTAAAATACACTTTTCCCTTATTGTGTCAGACATTGTAAGTGCAGTTACTGCAAACTGGAGTCAAAATCCaaaaggtttttttccaaaCTTCAACATCTCATCACAGACAAGGACCACTGTCAGTAAGCTGCTGGTTTCTACTCTAGGCCTTCTGTTGCACTATCAGTAAAGAATGGATATGTGAggctgttttctgtgcagagctTCTGCTTGCAAAGAGGTTTTTCCCCCACAGTTTGAGAAATCTGTCTCAGCTTTTTGAATACCAGTGCAGCAGTACCAGAAAATTCCCTTGCATTTTTATTACTCAGAGTAGCAAAACCTCACTGTAGGGAAAAAAGACAATTTTTCCCAAGAAACCTTTGATCTGACATTTTTAACTCTTGAAATCAGTCAGCTTATTAGGATtgattggaaaaaaaaacaactatgAAACCACTGACCAAGagattttcataatttttaaagttcAAAATGTGGTGAAATTtcaggtttgattttttttaacctccTCTGTAGTCCAGTTTGATTTGTTAGTTAAATCCTAATGTGTGTCTCTGTCTCTTTTTTGATgctcttgttttatttttctcaacAGGGACTCTTGAGAATTAATTGCAGTTTTGGAAGCTTTCCCATGTTTAAACCTGACTGAATTGGCAGAATGTCTGCTCCAGTGCCAGAACTGTGGCATTACATCTCAGAAGGAAATCCTTGTCTGAATGTTGTATTATCTTTGAGATGGACACAGAATATTCCAGGTATGCAGAcaaggggctgcagctgctccttccAGCTCTGTTTGGCACTTCACAGAGCTCAGGTGAGAGGAGTGGGGTCCTGTGTCCAAGCACTTTGCAGGAATAACCTGATCCTTGTTTCCAGTGTGTGTCAAACATCTCCTCCACTCTGCTGAGGCACTGCTGACCTTGTGCCTTCTGTGTGTGATGATGTTACCTGGCATGGCTAGCACCTGCCTATATCAAATGTGTTCCTTGCTGGGTTTTGTCAGTCCCGAACAGTGATTTGGGTTTTAGGGGAAATACCACATTCTTAGTACACTGTTCTAAGTTGCCCTTTAAAAATGGCAAGAAAAGATTAATGCATTGTTATCCTTATCATGACACTTACTTATCTTGTCTCTTCTCACCTCCTGACTCTTTCAGTGTTTGGCCTTAAAGGACTCTGTAGGCATCAGGTGAAAAGTCTGTTCCATTTTTAGGCAGGAATATTGAGCTTTGCAAGTTTTTGCTAAGGACCTCAGGAAAATTTAATGTcgattttatattttattatgttATTTAAAGAGCAGTTTCTGAGTTGAAATTACCCTGGCATTAAGCCGCACGTGTATTTAGAGCTATTTAAGGCTTTTATATTAATGATAAAACCATCTTGTCTAATAGATTCTATGTGTAGTTGTTTTTAGCATCCTCTTTTCTCATGCAAGAACTAAATAATTTCTGTTGACAAATAACATAGCAGCTAAACCTGCTTACAATTTTGGCTTTTCAAACTCATGCTGAAGATGTACAGCCCTGAGTCTGGTCAGCTCTTGTTCGTCTATGCCAGCCAAAGTTCAGGACAAGG
Encoded here:
- the TRADD gene encoding tumor necrosis factor receptor type 1-associated DEATH domain protein, whose amino-acid sequence is MLELWCHLNGVFLTDPHLHETPSHRAGRAALRRGHLEAPGCRPAPARASRSSLCPAGPGTTSRHNREVPPAIPGALGIYFRLPVSPPAAGAERRRALAEVSGPRPALRRVLKMAGSSSSWTGSAYLFLQSTCKTITLPSLYESSQKKPCVFKALKLALADSTGSVNGVDMLKVHCSHPHLIVQLRFCRQENCRRFLRSYREGALQKSLQNHLQLSLATTMEPLEVELKTGSEHLDKMLKDEDRCLECIYREKPDRLPDEEITELEECLKSLMLHQSTNNNVAAKDCPSLNSPSQPYPPQGSSLPPQLTFIFQGQKFDNRTITPDDHQKFAKSVSKKWKQVGRSLQSSCRALRDPAIDTVALEYEREGLYEQAYQMLLRFIQCEGKRATIARLVTALEENGLVSLAEELLGLHSSEECS